aaatcacaaaCACTGTAAACCTGAAGTCCAGTTATGGAAAATTAAGTAAGTCAACAGTTTCTTAGGAGCCAAattactctcttttttttttttaaagtgtcctgACTCCAACTGAGGCTCTAATGACTTAATTGCCAGTTCTGTGCATTTTTCTGTGTAGGTGTCAGCTTGTGTAGAACATCTTCCAGGATAAGATCTTTAGCTGACATGAAAGCAAAAGCAATTAAATGGCTCTAATTACTAGCTGCTTTCTTCACAGAGAGAGGATCCAAGGGAGCACTTTCACCCATGGCACACTGTTACAGGAGATTGGTAATTTTGGTAGTCTGAGATGTAAACTAAAATACCTATGTTCACCTTGTTCATTCTCTTACCAGTGCAGGCTTCTTTCCTTACTCTGCCTGAGTGGGAACAAAGATAACAAGAGGAGTACATATCTTAATTTCCTCTTGTGAAGCTACTCCATTGGCTTTTGAAGCTAGGTGGAGTGATTTGGTACTACTGCTATGCTAATAATTGTGGGGAAAGTTATGTGATTATTGCAGATGCATAATGAAAACCACAGATGCCTCTCTTTTGTTATGCCTATTTTATAAATATGTCCATattgaaataaaaggtaaaaattatcaaTAAGAAGTCTGCTAATACATTTTGAGAGTCACTGTTTTTTTAATGATAATAGATACTCTCAAGCTGTGATAATTTAAAAAGGatatgacacctttttaaaaaacactttgaaACAGAGCAAAATCCTTCTTCAAGGAGTGAAATTTTCTCAAcgataatataaaattaaatttaaaaagagtGCACCACGACAGGCCTTTGTTAGTTTATTGAAGCTGCTGCAGATATTGGTTTTAACGTCAATATTGCCCATGAAGGGGGGAAAATCACTTGTGTTTAGTNNNNNNNNNNNNNNNNNNNNNNNNNNNNNNNNNNNNNNNNNNNNNNNNNNNNNNNNNNNNNNNNNNNNNNNNNNNNNNNNNNNNNNNNNNNNNNNNNNTTCTTCTGATTCCTCTTGCTTTGGAATTCTGACCTGCTGCTGACCAAGGAATTCCTCACAGCAGCAATAGCAGCTTGCACTTGCAAAGCTCTTTTCAGCCAAAGATCTCAAACCACTTTCAAAAAGTATTTAAGCAATATAATAACTGTGAGGTGTGGAGAGATTAGTATCTCCATCATTCCCACTAGGTAACTCTGACACAGAGAGCCTAAAATGCTGAACCTACAGGAGTGAAGTACACGGGAGCTTAGTCATTGACACTGGTGGGTACAAGATCAGGTGCTACACGTCTCGCCTAAGGCTGCACAGTGAGTAAATGGCAGAGCCAGCAGTGGAAGCCCAGAGGCCTAGTCTCCTACTCTagcctctagatcagtggttttcaaccagggctATTTGTGTATCCCTGAGGGtctgcagaggtcttccaaggggtttatcaactcatctagatatttgcctagttttacagcagacTACAAagaatgcaagtacaatatttagatttcagttgatttattttataattacatggtcaaaatgagaaaataagctattttcagtaataatgtgctatgatactttttaataattttatgcctgattttgtaagcaagtactttttaagtgaggtgaaatttgggatacacaagacaaatcagactcctgaaagcgGTACACTAATCTggacaggttgagaaccactgctctaaatcaGATGTTCCATAATTGTCATCCATAGACAATGGATGGTGGTCTACCTAAAGCAGGTTGCTTGGCCACATGTTGCTTGCAACACCTCCTCATTTCCAGCTACTAACTGGGATTAAAAAAAACGCTAAAAAGACCTTAAATGCTTTTCCATGCAAGCCACTGAGGTAGTTCCCACACATTGTGCATGGGAGGGGCGCTCAAGCCATGAGACATCAGATGATAAAATCATTTGCgagaaccccagctccagattgTGCTTCTCTCTGCTTAACTGCAGGCATCACGTAGAACGCATACACTGGGGGACAATGCTAGCTGACCAGAGGAGACACtaccccagagctgctgcccctgCTTTAGAGGGAGAGGAAGTTTGAGAGAACCCCCTGGCTCCTTTACCTTCAGGCGGCTGATGAACCCAGAAACCTTAACCTTGCTCATTGCAGCCCCAAACTCCTGAAGTGCGTTCAAGGTGAGGTCCAGATGGCTCTCAGCAGAGAATGCGAGGATGGAAATGACTCCCTGTCACCCAAGAAAAATACTGGTTAGGATCTAACCCACGAGTCCATTCCTTTCACCTGGAGTGGTGTAAAGCGCCAGTCAGGCGTGAGACACATGGGGAGCGGGGCCTGAGTGAAATAGCAATGAAGAGGCTATGAAGCGAAATGGCATCTGTCCCAGGCCAACTCAGAGCTGAGCCCCACAGGGAGCATTCAGGGTTTACTTGGtaaagtggggagagggacagagtccTCACCTGTCTCTCAGGGACTTCCATATAATCTGTTGTTGTCAGAAATTGCTGAAGCTGTGATTTAACATGGACCAGGTCCTGACAAACTGCCAAGGATGTTCCTAGCGCCTTATACAGGAAACTCtgaaagaaagaaaccagcacCGAGATATCAGTAACACAACGTGCCTCTCAGTACAGACCCAGCTCAGCAACACTCAGGAAGGAACAAGATAGCCAAGTCCAAGCACCCATACTGCAGAAACATCCCATCATCTAGCCCAGCCAGAGAACCAACAATGCAGCACAGACAAGCAGCCTGTCCAAGCAAATATTGGAAGGGCAGGGGGGCAAGAAAGCAGGGAACAAGTAAAAACAAATTGTATATGCAGAATAAAATAGAAAGTAATGAAGCCTTGAGAGAAGCCTTAAGCAGCCTCCCCCTCAGAATTTAAAGGGAAATTAACTAGAAACGAAGCCTTAACAGAGAACAAACCTTCTCATTGGAGGGGCTGGCGTAGCCGGCCATCTGCTGGCTCAACTCAAGGCTTATctgcctgctccaggcactgtcGTCTATCATCTCCAGAGATGTTCTTAGGAACTGAGTGTAAAACAAGAGTTAAAGCAGATGGTTCATTGCAAGAATTTGGGGGTTGttgtggggtgtgtgtttgtttgtttggtgttttttttccttccttgttCTCTCTTGTAAACTTTCCAATATTCAGGTGTCATGGGAAGATTATTTCCCTATTGAGAACTATAAACATCGACAACCCAGACTTCCTCTGCTGTTGTTCTTTAACCTTTGCCTGATGATTCCTCTCAGTCTCCAAACCCAGATGGACAGAGTATTGGAGAATGAGATGGCGCCAAGAAATCTGACCATTGAGGAGTGATTTTATAGTGGATGGAGGATGAGTCTAATGAACTTTCAACAAAGGGACCTGGACTACAAAGGACCAGGAACCTTCTCTGAAGTGCTCTGGACCCTTTATGCCACgtccccagggttgtgaggtacctcactaccacctgcccttagcatgaggaagccttcTCTGTGCTCTGCCAGCCACAGGAAACACAAACACGTCCCTTTCACCCCATCCAGGTAAGCAATCGGTACAGTCCAACCGCCGagccctctctgcagccccacaaCGTCCAGCGCCTGTTCCACTGGATACTCACAGAATTCATAGGCTTGCTACAGACCACCTTACCAGTTTCACCTCAGAGTCACCGCTCCATTTCACACACTTAGatacatttatagtgaaaacaagcagAGTTCAATTCACAAAGATCAGAGAGTTGAGAAGGAGCAAGTAAAattaatgtaaacaaatggttacgtcaaaataaaatcataacacacttCTAGAGCTTATACCTGGATAACCAAACATTCCCCTGTCTCACAAAGGATAGCTCCCCCAAATCCCTCTCCCAGCATGAAACACCCAGACCAAAGGTGATCGTCCATTCAGAAGACAAGCCAGCTGGCAGTTCGTCCAATAGGTGAAGGATACCTGGTGCCGGATATCTCTGGACCTCCAGATAGGGTTCCAAGCATCCATTGTCTTCACTTGTAAACAGGGTACCCCctattgtttgcttgtttttcttgTATCAAATCTCCTCTGGAGACTTCGCAATCACTTGATTAGAATTTTCCTCTATTGATTAGCAtccactgtgaataaatattCTGTCTACATACAGCCATTCAGGCAGATAAGCATctcctgcctgaaagaaacttgTTTATCACTTTCTGGTGACCAGCCTCAACTCACACACCTTAAAAGCATCAATTTCAGTATACAACCATAACATCTTATATATTCTCCATCCAGTCACTGTGCAATGATTATGATGAGCCGTGTGGCGCAGGTATCCAGCAAAGGCTTCACATGACACCCTTTGATTATATAGAGATCAGATCCTGGGAATCCTGTGGCCTAAGTCAGTGGGCACCCAAAGGACCTGGGGTCACACCAtcaactccctttgaagtcagccAGAGGTTAGTAACTCTCAGCACTTTGCTGTTTCAGGCCTGAATTTTGAACAGCAGCCAGAAAATATCAGAAACCTCATAAGAAAACCTAATCTGATTTGAGTTTTTAGCCCAAAGAATTTCAAATAAGGCTGGGATCTGGAATGGGAAATTCTAGAGTGTAATCCAACCCCAAATGGAACTCCAAACCTTCTGGGGCGTATTTATCACTAGGTCCCTTCCTTTCATTTTCAGCACTTGCCATAAAAATGTTCCTTGTCTGGATTTACATGAGGCTGTAAATTGCTCTTTCTGACCAGAAAGGCTTCTTCATGAGATACAGTCACCAAACCCTGTCTTGTCTCTTTTCCTTTTTGGGTTTCTCATAGCAAATTTTCTTTtgagtggcaaaaaaaaaaaaaaaaaaaaaagaatcctttaGATGTCCCCTAGTGGTGCATTAGCACCACAAGCATGTTGGTTTTCTGGTTAAGTTTTGTGTTGTTCCCAGTGGTAACACAGGAGTTATttataactagagctggttgaacaaTGGTAACTTCATTTCACAAAACAagtggaatttttttgttttcttcatttttcaacacaaatgaaaagtgaaagaaacaaaaatattttgcttttcaaaatCAAAAAGGATCATTATTCAGTTCTttgttttccccctttccttccctttaTACCTCGTCCCCAGGCCTTTCCTCCCCTCTTCCACTTTGTGACTGAAAaagccgggggtggggagggcagggggaaggagacaaacaggaaagcaaatgaaaaaaaaacccaaaacatcaacttccattttaaaaaactgaacattttccatTTGGGTTGTGGTtgttttgtgtaaaaaaaaaaaaaaattgaaaatgtcccatgaaaataaaaaaggCCAGTTTTCAGTGAACAAAATGAAATGGTCTGACCAGCTCTGTTTATAATGAATAGTTTATCACTAATATTTTCCCCAGCTGATAcatttggaggggggagggagggctgtgaCAATATAGCTGAAAGGTGTCTTGTACCTGAAGCAGCATGTGCTCCCACCGCGCACAGTCCAGGGAATTCTCTGTGTTTCCTATGAAGCAGGAGGCAAAACAATAATGTCACCTAGGTTAGCAAGAAGAGTTGTCCCAGGAATCTCCTTTGCAGTTAGTCCTTCGAAAACCCCTGCTCTGCCAAGCTGTAACACACCTGGGCTTTCAAGGCTAAATGGGACATACGCCAACATTCTTTGCTGGACCAACAGAAAGTATCATATTATGTACCCTGCTGGCATTTTTATTCAGGGTCAGTCAACCCACCAGGAGTGAGATACTCAGCACTCCcaattcctgttgactttaatgggagctgagggtaCTTAGCATCTCACAAAACTCTTCAGCACATCAGAAGACTGGGCTTAATATGAAAACAAACTTTTCCTGTAGAATAAGAGATTCTGGACTTGGTCCTAACTTGATGTAAATCggtgtagcttcactgaagtcaatggaattatactgatttacatcagctgagaatctagccctgtTTCTGAATGTCCAGCTCTAACCTACCCTTCTTTAATGTCGGCACAAGGTAGTACTGGAGACTCTGTACAGCAACAACCACTAGGGAAGAGACAGctcattttttaaatctgtttttgaatATCAAACCTACCTGAACATTGTGGGGCTTGACAGTCATCAGAAACATATCGGGTTATGCTCCATGTAGGGTCTGTCATACTCCACAGAGACTATACTGGCAGAGCTACATCATTGGCGCTCTGCTGgcataaccccatagtgtagacacagcctacactGACTGAGGAGGTCAATAGATTCATACCACTGTAAAATTGATGAAAGACGTTATTAGGCCCCCAATACCTAGAGTCTACATAGGGCACCCACTTGGCCAACCTGGCTTTTATGGCTCAGGTTTCCTTACAGAAAGAAAAACTCTGGGTTTTTTAATTGAGTCACCCTTGAAAGTAAACATGGGGGTTaattttcagaaaaattcagtttGCAAAATCAGACTATATAGGTAACGCCAAAATATTTCACTAACCTCCAGCTTCACGCGTAATTCATCTTCCCAAACATTAACCTAGCAAAGGTGTGGGGGGAACTGCTGTAAAATTTCCATTCAGCTGAAACCTTCCTGGCCTGATTCTGCCCGGATTGAATTGGCCTCAGTGGATCAACTCTGGATTTACCCCAGTGGTTCACAGTTATCCAGATGAAGGAAAAGTGAGGGCCTAGAAGCCCAATTTCAATTCCCCACTGTTCCCACATACTGCAACAGGAATGGCACAACACATGTCCATACGAAGCTGCATTTTCTGGCTTCCCATCTATTCTCCATGGACCGCACTTCTCCTAACTAGCACTTTACCTTCAATGTACTGCACCAGAGATGGGATCTTTACTACCCACATCTCACCCACTGCTGCATGGATATTTTGGTGCAGGGCCTGTAGTAACTGCAAGGCAGCACATCCGTGTCCTTCTCCTGAATAAGGGGATGAGGCTACTACCTgccaatgagagagaaagaacaggCTAAGTTTTGTCAGCACAATACCAGTTTGGTCCTGAAGGAGAGAATAGTTCAGACTCTCTCATTGTGGAGACCGTACAATAGAGTTGTTGATTCTACTGCAGCGCCTTCCTGAAGAAGAAAGCATTCTAGCTAGTGTGAGGATCCAGAACAGTGTGTCTCAGGAGAGGGCAGAGACAGAGAGATCCAATCAGACACATTCCTCAGCCTGTCTACAAGCATCTGGCTAGAAAACCTATTTTTATATAGTTAACTGTCCCACTTCATATTCCACAGAAAACCTATTCTCATGGTCTACTCACCAGGAGTCGTGCCAGCAGCCCCTGGGGTGTAGGGAGTTTCActagggaaagaaagagaatctCATTAATTTTGCCAGGCTTTCAGAGAGTCCTGCTGATGTTATTCACCTAGCCATTCCCAACGTGCCCACCAGTGTTCAATGCAGCTGATCATAGCTTGCATTTCCATAGTGCTTTCAGTCTGAGCTTCTCCAAATGCTTTACAGACATGAATGAATTCCGCCTCATAGCACCTCTATCAGGTTGGCATTAATTACTCCTTCATGTCACAAGTGGGGAagctgagagagaaagagcaagtgatttccccaaggtcacaTCAGAATTTTGGTGgcaagctgggaacagaacccacatTTCCTAGCTTCCTCCCATGGCCATGTTGCAATCACAAGACCATCTCTCATTCATTTTAGCCTTCTCATTGCAGATGAGAGAACTGGAGCAGACTGAACCTGTTCATTTCATAGTGTGCTTGGAGAGAATAAAGGAAAGAGTTTCTGTTATAAACCTGGTCCACCGTAGTCGAGGCAAGCAGCTTCTTCTCCTTCCTGCTGCTTTTTCTCAACCAGTTCCCTAAGGCATCTGCAGAGAGGCTTCAAAGTACCAGTGTACTCAGCTGGCACCACATATTCTAGAAGCCTTGGCCATAGCACCTGCAGAGAAGAGCGAGACTGTTCAGTACACAGCTATTTCCATTCCCCCACCTCCAGTATCCTGCTGTCTGAATCCCTCCCTCTCATGTAGCTTCTCCTTTTATTCATCACTGACCCTTCCCTTACCTAtcacctcatctctctctcctcccatcatCTCACTCTACCTGGCTGGTGCCCCCTCACTCTATCTTTTAAATACACTGCCTTCTTTGGTGAGCAATTTGGCTCTCACCCAGAGATGAATCCTCCTTCCCTGCATTACAGCATTATGGAGCTATTTAGATAGCACCATCAACTCACCCAGAACTTTACAGACCTAGATAAGGCACACTCCCAGACCTAAGATCTGTTCAAATCCAGGATCACCAAATCTAAAGATCAGAAGTATTCATGGAGGATCTAAGGGGGAGTTGCACTCAGACAGTGGAAAGAATGAAGAGAAGATCTCTGCAACATGATTTCTTCCAGTTAAATTGCTTTCTATCTTTTCTCTAATGTGAACCACTTACTCCATGATGAAGGGGTCACACCATCCCTGACATGAATTTGACATACTGTTCCTCCATTATGCTGACTGTGCAAAAAGCTTCCTTGTGGGGAAGTACAAAGAATGTAAGGAAGAACGTCCCTATTTCAAGAAGCAGTAGCAACAGGTCACTTACTTGGGTCATTCCACTGACTGAGGTGTCCAGACATTGCAGGATGTCAATGCACAGGCTTTGGATAGTGTTTTCTTCCTGAATAGCCTGGGTGAGAAGTGTTGTACCCTGCTGTGAGATAGCTCTATAGAACTTATTAGCTAGTAGCAAGACACTGGCTAGCAGAATCAGTGTCCTTCTCTTACAAAGCCATCTTGAACATTGACCTATGCCTGCTTTCATATTGCACTGGAAGTGCACAACCATCTGAAGGGAAGGGAATAATAGAAACTCCTAACTGGTGGGTCAGATCCCAGGCTTAGGAAAACCCTAAAGTGAAGGGAATGATTCACTGAACACAAAAGAGTTTCCCCAACAGggttaattttctttaaatttgaAAAACTGTTTCATCTTTTTATCTCTGAGGAAAAACATTCAGACTCTGCCCAGTGGGAATCAATATGCAGAAGCAGGGGGATCCACTCTGTTTGTTCTGATGCCCCAACCAGCTTGGTCATTTCGTGTGTAGTGAGTGTGATTCTATCAACGGGCCTAATTCTCCTCTTACTTACACCGGACTAAAATATGGATTGACTCTACTGATTTCAGTTTAAAGGAGAGCAAAACTGGCCCAATGAGAAAAAGCAGCCTTCCTTAAGATGGGTGTGGGTGTGAAAAAGGAGAGTATTGCCACAAGCTCCAACTTTGTAGAAAAGGGGCCAGGCAGAGCTAAGATCTTCAACAACTTGCTCTAAAGTTGAACTGTTTACGTTAATACAGATCATGGATCCAATCATGGAGCACAAAGTGTCTGGAGCCCTTGGCTGTGTCCATGCATAGAAATACGGACTGAAGATATTTTTAAACTAGTACATGTAGATGAGAGCATGTAGTGAGGGAAATATGCAGCAAGCTTTTCCAGGCTCCTGACAGTCTGTGATGCAACCTGCATAACCTTGCTGTTTTGCAGATAGTTTACATTTGCTTCAACAGCCACAGAATTGGGCATCATTATGTTCTCTGGAGAGTCTATTTCAAACAAAGAGATGTGCTTCCTTGTACTAGaatatttcactgaaaaatggtGTTTTCAGAAGTTTCAATGATTCATCAGAGGGTTGAGTAACCTAGATGACTCTGTTAGAGGTAAATACCCAGTGTGAGCATCTGATCTCTGTTACATTAGTATGAATCCAGAGTAAcgccactaaagtcagtggggttACCTTGACtttacaccaatataactgaTCAGATTCTGGCTCTAATCATTCAGTCCAGTTGTCCTTGaatcaaaactcccactgaagtcaatgggagcagtcaGCATGCAAGAATGGTAGGACCGAGTCCTCAGTGCTCAGAACTCTCCTTACCAGTTTGCTGGTGGACACACTGAACTCCCTGAAAACATGTGCTACCATCTCCCATGCTTCACAATTCTCCACACTTTCCAAGCTGAGCAGCTTCCGGATGAAATGAAGAACTGCCGTCCTCACCTGCAAGGGTAGAGATGACACACATGAGTTATTGTTATCCCTTCTGCCTGAAATAGGAGATAGGATATGAGAGTCCTTATGCTTTTGATTTGATCTCCTTGGCTTATAAACATGGATCCATTTAACACAGGCAGGAGAATGACATGCCTTCTCTAGTCTGCAGTCTCTCCTCTGGATCTGAATGAAAGCTCCACCCACATATCCATTCATCCCATATCACTGAaaataactgaaatatttcactgCTCCACACACACTCTTACCGTAGCATTCTGATCACCCAGAGTGGATTTCACTGCCTTCACAATCAGAAACTTTTTCAGTCTTGTCTCGGGCACTGAAAGATAAGGAGAGGTGTACAGTACTTCTTTGTTCCACACACTCACTTTCCACATTGGAATTAATCCTGGATTTCAAAAGGCCCCATTTAAGAATAGTACCAAGCTTCTCTCATATACAGAATCAGTGGGGAAAATATAGGACCAGACTCTGgtctcagttacatcagtgtaaatctaaAATAATTCCATTGCTATAAATAGTGCCATCATATTGCcatgatggaaatattttcacaGAGTTAGATAGACTGAGGTCACCGAGGTTTATCTGTGTTTATACAGTATAACAGAACTCAGAATCTAGTCTATAGTGTCTAATACTGATGATTGAGTCAGGAgggctattttatttttatctgatGATTGTTAATGTGCATTAACCCCAAGTCagcttctgtatctgaagttgaaAAATATCTTGGGCTACATTCAGCACTTAGTTGAACCTGTTGATTTCTGTGTGGCCATAGGGGGGTAACTTAGGGCAGCATTTGGTCCCTTAGTGGATATCCAGAGCACTGGTGACTGTGTGTTATGGAGCCTCTGTGCCCCATTTGCAGAGGCGATGAGTCTGTTACTGCCCTGCCATGCCTACAAAGCCTTGGTTCTTCAGCTCAATCTATAGTAGctatgcttttagctctgggtGTCCCCAACTCAATCCTCAGCATGTTGGCCAAGAGGGCAGCTAGCACAGTTGCTCCTGTGTTACTTACAGTCAGCATCAACAATAGCTCTGAGCAGATTCAAAGATGTCACGCAAACAGCCTCATTCTTAATCTTCAGCTGGGAGTGCAGAAATGCTATCAGATCCTCCGGAGAAGAACGGGCTGCAAGGGAAGAAATCACGTCCTCACTGATGACAGAACTCTTATTCTTACCATACCTTACAAAGGTAAGGAAGTTACACGGAAACCACTGTGTAACTCAGAGTCTCTTCCCCTTACCTAGCAGAATTATACAATGGACCAGCTCTGCGTGATTTTCTGTGCTGAGCGGCTTAGCTTGAGAACAGATCTGTGGGAAGGAGGGAAATGGTCAAAGAAAAACTAATCAGAAGcaattgaaaagaaaatgttcaaTTAATTTCTAAGCTTCCACTTCCTACGTCTCCAACTAGAGGTCTCAACCCCAGGTGGATGGTACTGAATGCACAGCAAGGATCAAACACAatgatcaggaggagggagaaaacttgttcaccttagcctctaatgatagaacaagaagcaatgggcttaaactgcagcaagggagatttaggttggacattaggaaaaagtttctaactgtcagggtagttaaacactggaataaattgcctagggaggttgtggaatctccatctctggagatatttaagagtaggttagataaatgtctatcagggatgatctagacagtatttggtcctgccatgagggcaggggactggactggatgacctcttgaggtcccttccagtcctagagtctaacaatctatgaatctatgaatcaatacATTAGATAAGAGAAGCTAGAGTGTTTTGAGCAGCAGAGCTCATCGAATCAAGACACAGCCACAGTTTTTACTGTACAATTCTGACTCCCCCTGATAATCGGCTTATGGTGAAATTGCTTTACAAACTGAGCTGGATATTAGCTAAGAAAATGAGACTGCTACCTGCTCACTCTTGAGCCTGCAGAAATCAGGAAGGCATGAGGAGGTCCCCAGGCTCTGCACTATCATTCGATAGATTTGGATTGTTAATATGCTTCAGATCTGCTGTGCCTAACTCAAGGGATCCAAGCAAAACTACCCCTCACCTGGTTGTGCAGAGCACTGCAGATGGCTTGAAACTCCCCTTTAGGGAGAGGGATCTTATGTTCACCAGAGACCTCCAAGAGCTGGCTCAGACTCTGCAACAGAGGGTAAAAGTCAGATGGTGGCACACACAGGAGCAGTATGTAGTGACTGAAGCAGATTTAGGGGATTCGTGGATTCCAAGGCCGGAACGGATTATTgccatcatctagtctgacctccggtataacacaggccacagatcTTGCCcagaataattcccagagcagagcttttagaaaaacatcccaatctCGATATAAAAACTGTCAGCGAGGGAGAATCTGCCTCAGCCATTGGTAAAtggttctaatggttaattatctcaccattaaaaatgtacatggtattttccagtctgaatgtgtctcaCTTCagtttctagccattggatcaagttacacctttctctgctagactgaagagcccattataaaACATGAGTCCCTCATGTAAGATATTATAGACCGTAATTAAGTCACCCTGTCACAGGGCAGGTCCATCCAACAGGTTGGTACCAGGCTGTGGAGGAATTGAAGTAGATCTCGGGCGGCCCAGCTGGCCTAGTCTCCCTAGCCACCGCAGCAGTCCTGGCTTCTAGGGCAGCATAGCCTAATGGTTGGTATCAGCGCAGCAGCCCTTTTGTGAGGGTCCACGGCCCAACAGCCTGAGTCACTAGGGCTACTCTTCTAGGTATGGCAGTgctgcctagtggccagagtcaacagAACCACCTTTTGTGGCAGGGAAGTGTTGCCTAGCGGCCAGCCCTTCTCCACTGGCTCCTACCTATTCCacaagtcccagcccagggccctgtcttGCCGCAGGGGTATCTGCCACCAACTCAGCAGGGATCCTTTCAAAACATGCCGCGTCAAAGCCAGGTTCCTCAGCTGGATCAGTGCTTAGTCCACCTAGGCTACTTCCCACCCATTCTTCTGCAGCTGGCGGTCTCAGGGATTCTGTGGTCTCTCTTCCGTCTCTGGCATTGGGTGGCTGGGGGTCGTGGGTTGCAGCCACAGTCCAGCTGGACACTGAATCCTGGAGCACTGGCAGTCTCTCTGCAGGAGCCTGCAATGCACCTTTGCTCCCTTCGGCAGCCATCCCAGACTCAGCTGAGCGGCTCTCTTTTATATCCTGGTTCCAGCtgaagcatgcccagcagagaggagaggCCATGGCCTCCTCGGCCCACAAAGTAGGATTAACCCCTGTTGAACCAATGGGGTGTAGGGAAACCCCATCACACACCCTTTCACTTTCagtttgttaaattaaatagataGAGTTCCTCGCTTCTACTACtggaaggcatgttt
This genomic interval from Gopherus evgoodei ecotype Sinaloan lineage chromosome 6, rGopEvg1_v1.p, whole genome shotgun sequence contains the following:
- the LOC115653285 gene encoding maestro heat-like repeat-containing protein family member 2B isoform X2, with the translated sequence MASPLCWACFSWNQDIKESRSAESGMAAEGSKGALQAPAERLPVLQDSVSSWTVAATHDPQPPNARDGRETTESLRPPAAEEWVGSSLGGLSTDPAEEPGFDASLSQLLEVSGEHKIPLPKGEFQAICSALHNQICSQAKPLSTENHAELVHCIILLARSSPEDLIAFLHSQLKIKNEAVCVTSLNLLRAIVDADLPETRLKKFLIVKAVKSTLGDQNATVRTAVLHFIRKLLSLESVENCEAWEMVAHVFREFSVSTSKLAIQEENTIQSLCIDILQCLDTSVSGMTQVLWPRLLEYVVPAEYTGTLKPLCRCLRELVEKKQQEGEEAACLDYGGPVKLPTPQGLLARLLVVASSPYSGEGHGCAALQLLQALHQNIHAAVGEMWVVKIPSLVQYIEGNTENSLDCARWEHMLLQFLRTSLEMIDDSAWSRQISLELSQQMAGYASPSNEKSFLYKALGTSLAVCQDLVHVKSQLQQFLTTTDYMEVPERQGVISILAFSAESHLDLTLNALQEFGAAMSKVKVSGFISRLKVKEPGGSLKLPLPLKQGQQLWGSVSSGQLALSPSVCVLRDACS
- the LOC115653285 gene encoding maestro heat-like repeat-containing protein family member 2B isoform X1, whose amino-acid sequence is MSELLCHLKPPNLPEEFVLITLGNLSSAYALKCIPFVRITLNAMFHMLELVNDSRMRQAFCGVLEKWSRAVKLFLTNWEKCPFPIAGELRLCNHFLPMYSHVTSNWLTCEEPELKQAIIKALGPMMSLLLHKEEYRDQIFETISWLLEQYKEDTHVFHITKSLSQLLEVSGEHKIPLPKGEFQAICSALHNQICSQAKPLSTENHAELVHCIILLARSSPEDLIAFLHSQLKIKNEAVCVTSLNLLRAIVDADLPETRLKKFLIVKAVKSTLGDQNATVRTAVLHFIRKLLSLESVENCEAWEMVAHVFREFSVSTSKLAIQEENTIQSLCIDILQCLDTSVSGMTQVLWPRLLEYVVPAEYTGTLKPLCRCLRELVEKKQQEGEEAACLDYGGPVKLPTPQGLLARLLVVASSPYSGEGHGCAALQLLQALHQNIHAAVGEMWVVKIPSLVQYIEGNTENSLDCARWEHMLLQFLRTSLEMIDDSAWSRQISLELSQQMAGYASPSNEKSFLYKALGTSLAVCQDLVHVKSQLQQFLTTTDYMEVPERQGVISILAFSAESHLDLTLNALQEFGAAMSKVKVSGFISRLKVKEPGGSLKLPLPLKQGQQLWGSVSSGQLALSPSVCVLRDACS
- the LOC115653285 gene encoding maestro heat-like repeat-containing protein family member 2A isoform X3, with protein sequence MSELLCHLKPPNLPEEFVLITLGNLSSAYALKCIPFVRITLNAMFHMLELVNDSRMRQAFCGVLEKWSRAVKLFLTNWEKCPFPIAGELRLCNHFLPMYSHVTSNWLTCEEPELKQAIIKALGPMMSLLLHKEEYRDQIFETISWLLEQYKEDTHVFHITKSLSQLLEVSGEHKIPLPKGEFQAICSALHNQICSQAKPLSTENHAELVHCIILLARSSPEDLIAFLHSQLKIKNEAVCVTSLNLLRAIVDADLPETRLKKFLIVKAVKSTLGDQNATVRTAVLHFIRKLLSLESVENCEAWEMVAHVFREFSVSTSKLAIQEENTIQSLCIDILQCLDTSVSGMTQVLWPRLLEYVVPAEYTGTLKPLCRCLRELVEKKQQEGEEAACLDYGGPVKLPTPQGLLARLLVVASSPYSGEGHGCAALQLLQALHQNIHAAVGEMWVVKIPSLVQYIEVPKNISGDDRRQCLEQADKP